A DNA window from Iodobacter ciconiae contains the following coding sequences:
- a CDS encoding tyrosine-type recombinase/integrase, whose amino-acid sequence MIAKLNEKETAREPYPLNFDEQRYLIMELPEHLKRMALFKVNVGVREQEVCKLRWEWEVKIPELNTSVFVVPWNFGGRDGARGVKNGDDRVIILNEMAKQVISNQREINEEWVFPYEGRCLARMNDHAWRKARNRAAERMAEETKRPFCEGLANVRVHDLKHTFGRRLRAAGVSHEDRQVLLGHTNGNVTTHYSAAELSQLIDAANKVTEDPSRKTPALTLIRSTKRKKAT is encoded by the coding sequence ATGATTGCCAAGCTAAATGAAAAAGAAACCGCCCGCGAGCCCTACCCTCTTAATTTTGATGAACAGCGATATTTAATAATGGAACTGCCAGAGCATTTAAAAAGAATGGCATTGTTTAAAGTGAATGTTGGAGTACGGGAACAAGAGGTCTGCAAATTGCGCTGGGAATGGGAAGTAAAAATCCCGGAATTAAATACCAGCGTTTTTGTAGTGCCTTGGAATTTTGGCGGAAGAGATGGCGCACGCGGTGTAAAAAATGGAGATGACCGAGTGATCATTTTAAATGAGATGGCAAAACAGGTTATAAGCAATCAGCGCGAAATTAATGAGGAATGGGTATTCCCATATGAAGGCCGTTGCCTTGCGAGAATGAATGATCACGCCTGGCGTAAAGCAAGAAACAGGGCAGCAGAACGGATGGCAGAAGAAACTAAGCGCCCTTTCTGCGAAGGACTCGCCAATGTGAGGGTGCACGACTTAAAGCACACCTTTGGCCGACGCTTACGGGCGGCTGGTGTAAGCCATGAAGACCGGCAGGTGTTACTAGGCCATACAAATGGAAACGTCACCACACACTATTCTGCGGCTGAATTAAGCCAGCTGATAGATGCCGCAAACAAGGTGACAGAAGACCCGTCCCGCAAAACTCCCGCACTGACCCTTATCAGAAGTACAAAAAGAAAAAAGGCCACTTAA
- a CDS encoding replication endonuclease produces MNPKFNLQAWLETATDSECRSKAKEFAVRCSNIEAPLELLEMVVARGWIVLPEHGVKHLDYQKMKPSQRRYVLELAARIKSDKWWSKRLRTLAIRAAEARAYSYGIGMGKDQAYVSPWNLERMVIRAQQSAVAMAEAVAISPDGEVIDMADVLAGSMANGKNKRTELIVRMKGMAERAQEIGYRAYAITLTAPGCYHRCTSVGEKPHLKLILNKKWNGFSQQQTASYLTQCWAQCRTQFSKAEIDFMGLRTLEPHKDGTPHWHLIFFVKPQHASEALKIIRDKYLQAEPDEKNAQKVRVKIDPIKPRKGQDMVYAAVAYAIAYIAKNIDGYKVDGDTEAGMDAISGAQRATTWARILGRRQFQMFGTAPVTPYRESRRVRKDAETLLEQLIALDKEPAIAEAAKGLIDGNLQPCITEAMKAMRSGRADVLAPLTALRDLHLDGQIICPTRILGSAWDAADKGDFRAYMVAMENDPLELVKREQINGYGEVVAVICGVKSQRGQVLTHKEGWKVQWGAKGKARLGKTCQAQKGPFKGASHIEYSPHEVAEMKRAQKQKQEAVFLGVAFAAEAKRKRRERAKPSTLGHVALTVSCTLDQALNDKGIRREAPPPDLSERARINARKYGAQAYLDAKNKI; encoded by the coding sequence ATGAATCCCAAATTCAATTTGCAGGCATGGCTTGAAACCGCAACAGATAGCGAGTGCCGCTCCAAGGCGAAAGAATTTGCCGTTCGTTGTTCAAATATCGAAGCACCGCTGGAGTTGCTAGAAATGGTGGTGGCTCGCGGCTGGATTGTATTGCCTGAGCACGGCGTTAAGCATCTCGATTACCAAAAAATGAAGCCGTCCCAGCGCCGTTATGTGCTGGAGCTGGCCGCCCGGATCAAGTCAGATAAATGGTGGAGCAAGCGCTTGCGCACGCTCGCCATCCGCGCCGCCGAAGCCCGCGCTTATTCCTACGGTATCGGCATGGGCAAAGACCAGGCTTATGTCAGCCCGTGGAATTTAGAACGGATGGTGATCCGCGCCCAGCAAAGCGCGGTGGCCATGGCCGAAGCGGTGGCTATTTCGCCCGATGGTGAAGTCATCGATATGGCTGATGTACTGGCAGGCAGTATGGCCAACGGCAAGAACAAGCGCACCGAGTTAATTGTCCGCATGAAGGGCATGGCCGAACGAGCACAAGAAATCGGCTACCGCGCTTATGCCATCACGCTGACGGCACCAGGTTGTTATCACCGCTGCACCAGCGTCGGCGAAAAACCGCACTTAAAGCTGATCCTTAATAAAAAATGGAATGGTTTTAGCCAGCAACAAACCGCCAGCTATTTGACCCAGTGCTGGGCGCAATGCCGTACCCAATTTAGCAAAGCCGAAATTGATTTTATGGGGCTGCGCACTTTAGAGCCGCACAAAGACGGTACCCCGCACTGGCACTTAATCTTTTTTGTGAAGCCGCAGCACGCCAGCGAAGCCCTGAAGATCATCCGCGATAAGTATCTGCAAGCCGAACCCGATGAAAAAAACGCCCAAAAAGTCCGCGTAAAGATCGACCCCATCAAGCCACGCAAAGGCCAGGACATGGTTTATGCCGCCGTGGCTTATGCCATCGCCTACATTGCAAAAAATATCGACGGCTACAAAGTAGACGGCGATACCGAAGCCGGTATGGATGCCATCAGCGGCGCACAACGTGCAACTACCTGGGCGCGTATTTTGGGCCGCCGTCAGTTTCAGATGTTTGGCACCGCTCCGGTCACGCCTTACCGCGAATCCCGCCGCGTGCGCAAAGACGCCGAAACCTTGTTAGAGCAACTTATTGCACTGGATAAAGAGCCTGCCATTGCTGAAGCCGCCAAGGGATTAATCGACGGCAATTTGCAGCCCTGCATTACCGAAGCCATGAAGGCGATGCGTTCTGGCCGCGCCGATGTGCTGGCCCCCCTCACCGCTTTACGCGATTTACATCTTGATGGGCAGATCATTTGCCCTACCCGTATTTTGGGCAGCGCATGGGACGCCGCTGATAAGGGCGACTTCAGAGCGTATATGGTCGCCATGGAAAACGACCCGCTGGAGCTGGTAAAACGTGAACAAATCAACGGCTATGGCGAAGTGGTTGCAGTGATTTGTGGCGTAAAGAGTCAGCGCGGCCAGGTACTTACCCATAAGGAAGGCTGGAAAGTGCAATGGGGAGCCAAAGGCAAAGCGCGGCTAGGTAAAACTTGCCAAGCGCAAAAAGGCCCGTTTAAGGGTGCATCGCATATCGAATACAGCCCGCACGAAGTGGCCGAAATGAAACGCGCCCAGAAGCAGAAACAAGAAGCCGTGTTTTTAGGGGTGGCCTTTGCCGCTGAAGCGAAGCGCAAGCGTCGGGAGAGGGCGAAGCCTTCGACCCTAGGACATGTGGCATTAACTGTTTCCTGCACTTTGGATCAGGCACTTAATGATAAAGGCATAAGAAGAGAAGCTCCCCCACCGGATCTAAGTGAACGAGCAAGAATTAACGCTCGAAAGTACGGTGCTCAGGCTTATCTCGACGCCAAAAACAAAATTTAA
- a CDS encoding helix-turn-helix domain-containing protein, whose translation MDQLSTTPAASSTVKCDMLDISTRFKEERKRLGLSQKDAAKALGVSISSLGTYERNQVTPLVWVLLPLYQLGADIQYIVTGERSSARLPDTEQQLISAFRSAPQPVQAGILAMLQVVPVTDASASDKSQDVNPKFMGKVGQVVEGDVKIKGKQTFKF comes from the coding sequence ATGGATCAATTATCTACAACACCTGCTGCGTCGTCAACAGTAAAGTGTGACATGTTGGATATTTCTACTCGTTTTAAAGAGGAAAGAAAGCGCTTAGGTTTATCCCAGAAAGATGCTGCAAAGGCGCTTGGTGTCTCGATTAGCTCGCTTGGGACTTATGAAAGAAACCAAGTGACACCACTTGTTTGGGTACTATTGCCGCTCTATCAATTAGGCGCAGATATTCAGTACATAGTCACGGGTGAGCGCAGCTCGGCACGGCTGCCAGATACTGAACAGCAGCTTATCTCCGCCTTCCGTTCTGCACCTCAGCCGGTGCAAGCTGGTATCTTGGCTATGCTTCAAGTTGTCCCTGTTACCGATGCATCTGCCTCAGATAAGTCACAAGACGTAAACCCCAAATTCATGGGCAAGGTAGGGCAGGTTGTTGAAGGTGATGTGAAGATAAAAGGTAAGCAAACTTTTAAATTCTAA
- a CDS encoding type II toxin-antitoxin system RelE family toxin: MAWLIKLDEEAQKDLAKLDKQVARRITAFLRDRVATLEDPRSIGEALKGSKLGEFWKYPVGDYRLISSIEDGALRILVVKIGNRREVYK; the protein is encoded by the coding sequence TTGGCCTGGCTGATTAAACTGGATGAAGAAGCTCAGAAAGATCTAGCCAAGCTAGATAAGCAAGTAGCACGAAGGATTACAGCTTTTTTACGGGATCGGGTCGCAACGCTAGAAGACCCACGCAGCATAGGCGAGGCCTTAAAAGGCTCTAAGCTGGGCGAATTCTGGAAGTACCCTGTGGGTGATTACCGACTTATCAGCAGCATAGAAGATGGAGCCTTGCGCATCCTCGTTGTGAAAATAGGTAATCGACGTGAAGTGTACAAATAG
- the relB gene encoding type II toxin-antitoxin system RelB family antitoxin, giving the protein MLAIRLPAEIESRLDFLAKSTGRTKTFYAREAIIQHLDDLEDLYLAEQRLLAIRSGQSKTYSLEEVERNLGLAD; this is encoded by the coding sequence ATGTTAGCAATCAGACTGCCTGCCGAGATCGAAAGCCGCTTAGACTTTTTAGCGAAGAGTACCGGCAGGACTAAAACATTTTACGCCAGAGAGGCAATTATTCAGCACTTGGATGATTTAGAAGACCTCTATCTGGCCGAACAGCGCTTGTTAGCTATCCGCTCTGGGCAAAGTAAAACCTATAGCTTAGAAGAAGTGGAGCGCAATCTTGGCCTGGCTGATTAA
- a CDS encoding helix-turn-helix domain-containing protein — protein MNNIDTTIQHITPAGGNLFAELGFAPEEAQRYHAESQKQIDTTLMLKEQLIAELGSWIESKQLKQAEAAAILHISRPRVSDVVNKKTNKFTIDTLISLLGRADKPVTIHIG, from the coding sequence ATGAATAATATTGACACCACAATCCAGCATATCACCCCGGCTGGTGGCAACTTGTTTGCTGAGCTTGGCTTTGCGCCGGAAGAAGCACAGCGCTATCACGCCGAATCACAAAAACAAATTGATACTACCTTAATGCTCAAAGAGCAGCTTATTGCAGAGCTAGGATCATGGATCGAAAGCAAACAGCTCAAGCAAGCTGAAGCGGCAGCAATACTCCATATTTCGCGGCCACGTGTTTCGGATGTAGTTAATAAAAAAACCAATAAGTTTACGATTGATACGCTGATTTCTTTGCTGGGCCGTGCAGATAAGCCAGTAACCATACATATTGGCTAG
- a CDS encoding type II toxin-antitoxin system RelE/ParE family toxin: MREDKEIRWVGSSFDDLIRFPEGPRKEAGYQLSKVQAGLDPDDWKPFDDVGRGTKEVRIKDAAGIFRVMYVAKFEEAIYVLHCFQKKTEATAKKDKDIAEARYRAIIQSRKTEP, from the coding sequence ATGCGAGAAGATAAAGAAATAAGGTGGGTGGGATCATCATTTGACGACCTTATCCGCTTTCCAGAAGGCCCACGTAAAGAAGCAGGCTACCAACTTTCAAAAGTTCAGGCCGGTTTAGATCCAGATGATTGGAAGCCTTTTGATGATGTTGGCCGGGGAACAAAAGAGGTTCGGATTAAAGATGCAGCCGGTATCTTTCGCGTAATGTATGTGGCCAAGTTTGAAGAGGCCATTTATGTATTGCATTGCTTCCAAAAGAAAACTGAAGCTACCGCAAAAAAAGATAAGGACATTGCCGAAGCACGTTATCGGGCCATCATTCAATCAAGGAAAACAGAGCCATGA
- a CDS encoding phage late control D family protein — MNEGHKSPRFKIMVGSKDISKRVNDRLVSVSLTDNRGFDADQLDITLDDSDGLLDIPPRGAIVSVSLGWSDSGLVNKGQYTVDEIEHSGAPDQLTIRARSADLRAGLSTKKERSWHQTTVGAIVETIAKQNKIQHRIGQSLAGQTISHIDQTSESDASFLSRLALMFDAIATVKDNSLLFMKAGQATTASGKPLGKVLITRQSGDSHRFSIADRGAYSGVKAAWQNTKTAKKETTTIKRKPRKAAGPGQGEVIQGADDNVKTLRHVYASKTTAERAAKAEWEKLQRGVAQFSITLAYGRPELFPELPASVSGFKPIIDKQDWIISRVVHSLGDSGYSTALELEVKASEVDV, encoded by the coding sequence ATGAACGAAGGCCACAAATCCCCACGCTTTAAAATCATGGTGGGTAGCAAAGATATTTCTAAGCGGGTGAACGATAGGCTGGTATCAGTTAGCCTGACGGACAATCGCGGCTTTGACGCGGATCAGCTGGATATTACGCTAGACGATAGCGACGGCCTGCTGGATATTCCGCCACGCGGTGCCATCGTCAGTGTTTCGCTGGGCTGGTCTGATAGCGGCTTAGTCAATAAGGGCCAATATACGGTGGATGAAATCGAGCACAGCGGCGCACCGGATCAGCTCACCATCCGCGCCCGTAGTGCTGATTTACGCGCTGGATTGTCGACCAAGAAAGAACGCTCATGGCACCAGACCACCGTGGGCGCGATTGTGGAAACCATCGCCAAACAAAACAAGATCCAGCACCGGATCGGGCAAAGCTTAGCCGGGCAAACCATTAGCCATATTGATCAAACCAGCGAAAGCGACGCCAGCTTTTTAAGCCGCCTCGCTCTAATGTTTGACGCCATTGCTACGGTCAAAGATAACAGCCTGCTATTTATGAAAGCAGGCCAAGCCACCACGGCCAGCGGCAAGCCATTGGGTAAAGTGCTGATTACGCGCCAGTCAGGGGATAGTCACAGATTTAGCATTGCTGATCGAGGTGCGTATAGCGGCGTAAAAGCCGCATGGCAAAACACCAAAACAGCCAAAAAAGAAACCACCACCATAAAACGCAAACCCAGAAAAGCAGCTGGCCCAGGGCAAGGCGAAGTGATCCAGGGGGCTGACGATAACGTAAAAACCCTAAGACACGTTTACGCCAGCAAAACCACCGCCGAGCGAGCCGCAAAAGCAGAATGGGAAAAACTACAGCGCGGCGTGGCTCAATTCTCAATCACCCTCGCCTATGGACGCCCCGAACTCTTTCCCGAGCTGCCCGCCAGCGTTTCAGGCTTTAAGCCCATCATCGACAAGCAAGACTGGATCATCAGCCGCGTCGTGCACAGCTTAGGCGATAGCGGCTACAGTACGGCTTTGGAGCTGGAAGTGAAGGCTAGTGAGGTGGACGTGTAA
- a CDS encoding phage tail protein produces the protein MMMVLGMFVFELASSPYQTLEQSKSWRHASQARIGIGPANQFLGPDAETIALSGVLYEELNAGEVSLLALEEMADTGEKYFLIEGTGWIYGEYVIESIKTTRSLFYKNGSARKIEFNLSLKRITSDPLETIMGLLQ, from the coding sequence ATGATGATGGTCTTAGGCATGTTTGTATTTGAGCTGGCCAGCTCGCCTTACCAAACTTTAGAGCAATCTAAATCATGGCGGCACGCAAGCCAGGCGCGGATCGGCATCGGCCCTGCTAATCAATTCTTAGGGCCAGATGCGGAAACGATCGCACTCAGCGGCGTGTTGTATGAAGAACTGAACGCGGGCGAGGTTTCTTTGCTGGCGCTGGAAGAAATGGCCGATACGGGGGAGAAATATTTTTTAATTGAGGGCACCGGCTGGATTTACGGCGAGTACGTGATCGAATCCATCAAAACCACCCGCAGCCTGTTTTACAAGAATGGCTCAGCCCGCAAGATTGAATTTAACTTAAGCCTGAAGCGGATCACCTCTGACCCGCTCGAAACCATCATGGGCCTGTTGCAATGA
- a CDS encoding phage tail tape measure protein yields the protein MSTARNLRLEVILRAVDQFTAPLRGVQNQSRAVSRQVSELKNKMKELDKTQANIDSFRKLSRDTAQSSQQMKAAQDRATALGRSLAATANPTRQMSAEFNRAKKEAAELAARHAQLVNRQQNLRASLNAAGISTRNLSQHQRELRQNAASTTAALQREQQQLERLGRQMRRQHAARAAYDRSMNTRNNLAGAGAGMAVAGGGALYAAKRVMAPGLDFDAEMSSVQALTRLGKNSPQLAELRKQARELGAATSFTANEAAQGQGFLAMSGFDPTAIKKAMPGVLDLAKAGRVELPAAADMASNILTGFKLSAGEMSRAGDVLVGTFTRSNVDLRMLAETMKYAAPVAAGLGVDLETAAAMTGKLGDAGIQGSMGGTALRAIMSRLAAPPKMAADAMQELGLQAKDAQGNLRDLPTILAELEAKTKNMGNAQRAGYFKHIAGEEAFSALSVLTTQAGSGKLQELIATLRQSAGEASKNAATMSDNAAGDIKTLQSAWEDVGIEMFEGNNSPLRELLKSITDVIRKGGEWMKANPELAATLVKISVSAAAVVAILGGLTLAAAAILGPFAMIKLALMTLNIQMGIGSILAKAAVWSYGLLSGALSMAGKAALFMGRALLMNPVGLIVAGIAIAALLIYKYWGPIARFFNELWAAIKEKTSAFWEWLKTSIAPVGNAITKQWQSLKEGTIAIWDSLAVGVASVAQGIIRFFINWTPVGIIVGHWEDLKKITLATWKLIKNGMITVADSIAAFFMKWSLIGIIIRNWDSICAGADTAWQWVKDKAIAAGQGMIDFFMNWSLIGVIVRNWDSITAFMSGLVTSFVTIGGQIMDGLIQGFTGGIHYLKSAINGVGENAIGWFKEKLGIHSPSRVFAELGAFTMQGFSNGLTDTQKEPLAAIQGITSKIISAASGLIIGGTSLGAMADVKLDQRQPMAAQANYAPSPAPSIQITINAAPGMNEQALAKLVAQEIAKADRQKQVRNRSRLGDSD from the coding sequence ATGAGTACGGCGCGGAATTTACGACTGGAAGTGATATTAAGGGCGGTTGATCAATTTACCGCGCCACTCAGAGGGGTTCAGAATCAAAGCCGGGCGGTCTCGCGGCAAGTCAGCGAGCTTAAAAACAAGATGAAAGAGCTGGATAAAACCCAGGCTAATATTGATTCATTCAGAAAACTAAGCCGCGATACGGCCCAATCATCCCAGCAAATGAAAGCCGCCCAGGACCGCGCCACCGCGCTGGGCAGAAGTCTGGCCGCCACGGCCAATCCGACCCGGCAAATGAGCGCGGAATTTAACCGCGCTAAAAAAGAAGCGGCAGAGCTGGCCGCGCGGCACGCTCAGCTGGTTAACCGGCAGCAAAACCTGCGAGCCTCTCTGAATGCGGCGGGGATCTCTACCCGCAATCTGTCCCAGCATCAGCGGGAATTACGGCAAAACGCCGCCAGCACAACGGCCGCACTACAAAGAGAACAACAGCAGCTTGAACGCTTAGGCCGACAGATGCGGCGCCAGCATGCGGCCAGAGCGGCTTACGACCGCAGCATGAATACCCGGAACAATCTGGCGGGAGCCGGTGCCGGTATGGCGGTTGCGGGGGGCGGTGCGCTGTATGCAGCCAAACGAGTCATGGCCCCAGGCTTAGACTTTGACGCGGAAATGTCCAGCGTACAGGCGCTGACCCGGCTGGGTAAAAACAGCCCACAGCTTGCGGAGCTGCGCAAACAAGCACGGGAATTAGGCGCGGCCACCAGCTTTACGGCCAATGAAGCGGCACAGGGACAAGGCTTTTTAGCGATGTCAGGCTTTGACCCGACCGCAATTAAAAAGGCGATGCCGGGTGTACTCGATTTAGCCAAGGCCGGACGGGTAGAACTGCCCGCCGCTGCCGACATGGCCTCTAATATTTTAACCGGCTTTAAGTTGAGTGCCGGAGAGATGAGCCGTGCGGGCGATGTACTGGTCGGCACCTTTACCCGCTCGAATGTCGATTTAAGAATGCTGGCTGAAACCATGAAGTACGCGGCACCGGTCGCTGCCGGTCTGGGCGTGGATCTGGAAACTGCCGCCGCCATGACAGGCAAGCTGGGGGATGCGGGTATTCAGGGCAGCATGGGCGGTACGGCCTTACGCGCCATTATGTCCCGCCTTGCCGCCCCGCCAAAAATGGCCGCAGACGCAATGCAAGAGCTAGGACTGCAGGCAAAAGATGCCCAAGGCAATCTGCGCGACTTGCCGACAATCCTTGCCGAGCTGGAAGCAAAAACTAAAAACATGGGGAACGCCCAGCGGGCCGGATACTTTAAGCATATTGCCGGTGAAGAAGCTTTTAGTGCCTTGAGCGTGCTCACTACACAAGCCGGTAGCGGCAAGCTGCAAGAACTGATTGCCACCCTCAGACAATCCGCCGGAGAAGCCAGTAAAAACGCAGCCACCATGAGCGACAACGCGGCGGGCGATATCAAGACGCTGCAATCGGCTTGGGAAGATGTGGGCATTGAAATGTTTGAAGGCAATAACAGCCCACTGCGCGAGCTGCTGAAAAGTATCACCGACGTGATCCGCAAAGGTGGCGAATGGATGAAAGCCAACCCCGAACTGGCCGCCACATTGGTAAAAATCAGCGTATCTGCTGCCGCCGTAGTGGCAATCTTAGGCGGCTTAACCTTAGCCGCAGCCGCTATTCTGGGGCCGTTTGCCATGATTAAATTGGCCCTGATGACGCTGAATATTCAAATGGGGATCGGCTCAATATTAGCCAAAGCCGCGGTATGGAGCTATGGCCTATTAAGCGGCGCTTTAAGCATGGCCGGCAAAGCTGCGCTGTTTATGGGCCGCGCCCTGCTAATGAATCCGGTCGGGCTGATCGTTGCCGGCATTGCCATTGCTGCATTGCTGATTTACAAATATTGGGGGCCAATTGCAAGGTTCTTTAATGAGCTATGGGCAGCAATCAAAGAAAAAACGAGTGCGTTCTGGGAATGGCTAAAAACATCAATCGCGCCCGTAGGTAATGCAATTACCAAGCAATGGCAAAGCCTAAAAGAAGGGACAATTGCTATATGGGATAGCCTAGCCGTTGGCGTAGCTTCAGTAGCTCAAGGCATTATTCGTTTCTTTATAAACTGGACGCCCGTTGGTATTATTGTCGGGCATTGGGAAGATTTAAAGAAAATTACCCTTGCCACCTGGAAGCTCATTAAAAACGGAATGATCACGGTGGCTGATAGTATCGCCGCCTTCTTTATGAAATGGTCGCTCATCGGCATCATCATTCGTAATTGGGATAGCATTTGCGCCGGTGCAGATACCGCTTGGCAATGGGTAAAAGATAAAGCCATTGCCGCTGGCCAAGGCATGATCGACTTCTTTATGAATTGGTCACTCATCGGCGTCATTGTTAGAAACTGGGATAGCATTACCGCCTTTATGTCGGGCTTAGTCACTTCATTTGTGACCATTGGCGGGCAAATTATGGACGGCCTTATTCAAGGATTTACGGGCGGGATTCATTATCTGAAAAGTGCCATTAACGGCGTAGGCGAAAATGCCATCGGCTGGTTTAAAGAAAAGCTGGGCATTCACAGCCCAAGCCGCGTTTTTGCCGAGCTGGGCGCTTTTACTATGCAAGGCTTTAGTAATGGCTTAACAGATACGCAAAAAGAGCCGCTCGCCGCCATCCAAGGCATTACCAGCAAAATAATCAGCGCGGCCAGCGGCCTGATTATTGGCGGCACCAGCTTAGGGGCCATGGCCGACGTTAAGCTGGATCAGCGCCAGCCGATGGCCGCCCAAGCCAACTATGCCCCAAGCCCGGCACCATCCATCCAGATCACAATCAATGCTGCACCAGGCATGAACGAACAAGCACTGGCAAAACTGGTTGCGCAAGAAATCGCCAAAGCCGACCGCCAGAAGCAGGTGCGCAACCGCTCACGCTTAGGAGACAGTGACTGA
- a CDS encoding DNA-methyltransferase, giving the protein MKNKLHSGDSLPFLESLPAALVDALITDPPYASGGLHIGSKNRSTSDKYQNGGTARKYPEFTGDHRDQRTHLRWMTLWLAECLRVMKDGAPICLFTDWRQLPLTTDALQIAGFTWRGIAVWDKGEGVRPQMGRYRNQAEYIVWGSKGQMPNERDVGVLRGVYKEVVKQKDKFHVTGKPTDLMRDLIKICKPGGLILDPFAGSGSTLVAAQMEGYHWLGCELSEEYKAIAIERLAQLKGHS; this is encoded by the coding sequence ATGAAAAATAAACTCCATAGCGGCGACAGCCTGCCCTTTTTAGAATCCCTGCCTGCCGCCCTGGTTGATGCGCTGATCACTGATCCGCCCTATGCTTCGGGCGGCTTACATATCGGCTCTAAAAACCGCAGCACCTCCGACAAATATCAAAACGGTGGCACAGCCCGCAAATATCCCGAATTTACCGGCGATCACCGCGACCAGCGCACCCACCTGCGCTGGATGACACTCTGGCTGGCTGAATGCCTGCGCGTCATGAAAGACGGTGCGCCCATTTGCTTATTCACTGACTGGCGGCAATTGCCACTGACTACCGACGCCTTGCAAATTGCGGGCTTTACCTGGCGGGGCATTGCCGTATGGGACAAAGGCGAAGGGGTGCGCCCACAAATGGGCCGCTATCGTAATCAGGCCGAATACATTGTGTGGGGCAGCAAGGGCCAGATGCCGAACGAGCGTGACGTGGGCGTATTGCGCGGTGTTTACAAAGAAGTGGTCAAGCAAAAAGACAAATTCCACGTCACTGGCAAACCCACCGATTTAATGCGCGACCTGATCAAGATCTGCAAGCCGGGCGGTTTGATTCTGGATCCTTTCGCCGGATCAGGCTCGACCCTGGTGGCGGCACAAATGGAAGGCTACCACTGGCTGGGTTGTGAATTAAGCGAGGAGTACAAAGCCATTGCCATAGAGCGATTAGCACAGCTGAAGGGGCACTCATGA
- a CDS encoding GpE family phage tail protein produces MVFHWPPGAMDDMAVSELMEWREEARKRHNPEK; encoded by the coding sequence ATGGTGTTTCACTGGCCCCCTGGGGCCATGGATGACATGGCGGTATCCGAGCTGATGGAATGGCGCGAGGAAGCGCGTAAACGTCACAACCCAGAAAAATAG